A section of the Telopea speciosissima isolate NSW1024214 ecotype Mountain lineage chromosome 3, Tspe_v1, whole genome shotgun sequence genome encodes:
- the LOC122654742 gene encoding protein phosphatase 1 regulatory inhibitor subunit PPP1R7 homolog, protein MENASEGVPGENHGTLEDGTTEENSSSVLDLTSYQLHELDGVELSPSLVELDLTANRLSTLDSRISLLSQLKKLSLRQNLFDDAGIEPISRWDTISGLEELVVRDNKLTKIPDVSIYKSLLVFDVSFNEISSLSGLSKVSNTLKELYVSKNEVTKMEELDHFHELQILELGSNRLRVMENLQNLTLLQELWLGRNRIKAVDLCGLKCIKKISLQSNRLTSMLGLQECVALEELYLSHNGIAKMEGLSTLVNLRVLDVSSNKLTAVNDIEHLTRLEDLWLNDNQIASLESIDVAVSGSREALTTIYLEHNPCASSPNYTSTLRQIFRNLQQLDSDVFS, encoded by the exons ATGGAAAATGCATCCGAAGGGGTGCCTGGAGAGAACCACGGAACTTTGGAGGATGGAACGACCGAAGAGAATTCTTCGAGTGTTCTCGATCTCACCAGTTACCAGCTCCATGAACTCGATGGCGTCGAGCTTTCTCCGAGCTTAGTCGAGTTGGATTTGACCGCTAATCGGTTATCGACCTTGGATTCTCGAATCAGTCTCCTCTCGCAGCTCAAAAAGCTCTCTTTGCGCCAAAATCTATTCGATGACGCGGGAATCGAGCCAATTTCTAGATGGGATACGATATCAGGCCTTGAA GAGCTGGTGGTCAGGGATAataaactaacgaaaataccAGATGTCAGCATTTACAAGAGTCTCCTGGTATTTGATGTTTCtttcaatgaaatttcttccTTAAGTGGTTTGTCCAAGGTATCAAACACACTCAAGGAACTCTATGTTTCGAAGAATGAGGTGACTAAGATGGAGGAACTTGACCACTTTCATGAACTGCAAATTCTTGAACTTGGTTCCAACAGATTACGG GTAATGGAAAATTTGCAGAACTTAACACTTTTGCAAGAGCTGTGGCTGGGACGGAATCGTATCAAAGCAGTTGACCTGTGTGGATTGAAATGCATCAAGAAGATTAGCTTACAGAGCAACCGTTTAACGTCTATGTTGGGACTTCAG GAATGTGTTGCTCTAGAAGAACTATACTTGAGCCACAATGGCATTGCAAAGATGGAAGGCCTATCAACATTAGTAAATCTCCGCGTTCTTGATGTTTCATCAAATAAATTAACAGCTGTGAATGACATTGAACACCTTACAAG GTTGGAGGATCTGTGGCTTAACGACAATCAAATAGCATCATTGGAGAGCATTGATGTGGCTGTTTCCGGTTCTCGGGAGGCGCTGACGACTATTTACCTTGAGCACAATCCATGT